The following nucleotide sequence is from Nomascus leucogenys isolate Asia chromosome 13, Asia_NLE_v1, whole genome shotgun sequence.
TTTTGTTAGTagattaacaaaagaagtgagaagatccaaataagcacaaatagaaacaacaaaagtgACATTAcaacagatcccacagaaatatgaaagagactattatgagcacctctatgcacacaaactagaaaatctagaggaagtggataaattcctggaaacatacaacctcccaagattaaaccagaaagaaactgaagccctgaacagaccaataacaagttccaaaattgaatcatcAATTAAAAACCTATTAAACAAAAAAGGCCctgaaccagatggattcacagcccaattttaccagacatacaaaaaatagctggtaccaattctactaaaactatttcagaaaagcaagaagaaagatacctccctaactcattctacaaagtaGGCATCACCCTTGCagcaaaacctggcaaagacacaacaaaaaaagaaaactacaggccaatatccctgatgaacaaaatgcagaaatcctcaagaaatactagcaaactgaatcaaAGAATACTAAAAAAAGAACAGTTAATTCACCATGAGCAAACAGATCTCCCTCTTGGGATGccaggttggttcaacatatgcaaatgaacaagtatgattcaccacataaacagaatttttaaaaaaaccatatgatcatctcaataaatgcagcaGACCTTTTGATAAACCCGACATCCTTTCATTTAAAAacccctcaacaaactaggcatcgtAGGAACATactcaaaaataataagagccatctatgacaaactcacagccagcatcatgctgaatgggcaaaaactgaaagcatttcccttgagaacTGGGAATGCTTTCTGGAACATTCCAGTTTTCTGGAACATTCCCaggaatgcccactctcaccactcagATTCAACCTATcactggaagtgctagccagagcaatcaggcaagaggaagaaataaaaggcatccaaataggaaaagaagaagtcaagcTATCTTTCTTCATTGACAACAGATTATATgcctagaaaaccttaaagactccaccaaaagactcctggaactgataaacgaCTTCAGtaaagtgtcaggatacaaaaattaaagtacaaaaattaatagcatttctatacaccaataatgttcaagctgagagtcaaatcaaaaatgcaatcccattttcaataaccacacacacaaaaaaaaaagtctaggattttttttttttaactaagaaggtgaaagatctcttcaGATTCAgggagaattataaaacactgctgaaaaaaattacagatgtcacaagcaaatggaaaaacattccatgcccatgggttggaaaaatcaatatcatttcAACAATCATACTACcccaagcaacctacagattcaattttATTCCGGTCAAACTACCAaagccatttttcacagaattagaaacaatTATCCTGagttcttatggaaccaaaaaaagagcctgaataggcaaagcaattctaagcaaaaagaacaaagccagaggcatctaATTACCCATctcaaactacactataaggtTACAGTAAGTgaaacagcatagtactgatacaaaaacagacatacagaccactggaacagaataaagaatccaAAAATAAAGCTGCATTCCTACagctgtctgatctttgacaaagtcaacaaaaatatgcAATGGGAAAAGggctccttattcaataaatggtgctgggatagctgggaAGCCAaatatagaagaataaaactggacccctacctctcaccatataaaaaattaactcaagctgGATTAAAGGTAGAAATGTAAGAACTCAAATTACAACAATCCTAGAAGAAAAACCTAGAAACACCGTTCCGGACATAGgtcttgggaaataatttatgaccaagtcctcaaaagcaattgcaacaaaaacaaaaattgacaagtgggacctagttaaactaaacagcttctgcacagcaaaagaaactatcaacagggtaaaaagacaacatacaatgggagaaaatatcacaaactatgcctctgacaaaggtctaatatcaagcatctataaggaacttaattcaacaagcaaaaagcaaatagcCTCATTAAAAAGTGCACACAAGATATGAATAGAcatctctaaaaagaagacattcaagtggacaaaaaatatatgaaaaaatgttcagcatcactaatcaccagagcaatgcaaatcaaaatcacaatgagataaccTCTTTACACCACTTAGAGTAGCTAttactaaaaaaatcaaaaaacaacagatgctggcaaggctgcagagaaaagggaatgcttatacactgttagtggaaatgtaaatttgttcagccactatggaaagaagtttggagacttctcaaagaacttaaaacataactaccattcaactcagcaatcccattactgggtatatatccaacagaaaataaattgttctgccAAAAAGATgtatgcacgtgtatgttcatcgcagcactattcataatagcaaagacatggaatcaacctaggttcccatcaacagtggattggataaagaaaattgtggcacatatacacaatggaataccatgctgccataaaaaaataaaattatgtcttttgcagcaacatggatgcagctggaggccattatcctaagggaattaacacaggaataggAAACctaataccatatgttctcactaataagtgggagctaaacattgtgtacacattgacataaagatgggaaaaatagacactggggactaatagaggagggaagggggagaggggaaagggttgaaaaactaactgttgggtactatacTCAGGACCTGAGTGATGGGATCAATTGTACCCCCAAACCTCCACAACACACAGTACGCcaatgtaacaaatctgcacatgtaaccctgaggctaaaataaaagttgaaattactttctTAAAAATGGAAAGGCTAAATTCCACCTCTACCAATatgtttacttaatttttattcccCCATTTTACTGGTATAAAACCAGGAACATGGCAACCATTCATTTATGTTTGAAGTGTTCAAAAAATGAGTGATTACATCAATAAATGAACTCAGAGGAAAGCACAGGACTTTATTATGTGGGGAATCAAGTTCACAGAAGGAAGTAGATGAATCTTTTGCTGCAGCCTGCTGGATTAGGCAGCACTTTTTATTTAGGAAGAGTGGAGACCAGTGAGACAAGGGCTTGATTTAGGATTAGACTGTGAAAATGGTGATGGTGGGTAAGATGATATAATCCTGCTGCACACTCAGCTTCTCACCAGAATGTTGATGTGGCTTCTTAAATGACacatgttttttctcttcttcatcatTAACACAACGTAATTTCCCACTTAGACATCCTATTTCATATCTTTCTCCTACTTTGCATTTCTTCCTGCAGTAGCCTGTTATATTATTGAAGCATTTTTTGAGTCTTGCCCCATCTGTGCAAGGAAACAACATTGAACCAACGTTAGTGCATAAGGAAGAGCAGAAGAGGTAGGTATATGGTTCCCCACAAGTCATGGCCTCCTATAGTCCCAAGTGAACATTATGCTGATAAAAGGAAACTCAGAGGCCCCTCCTTGAAAAATATTAAGGACATTCAAAACCCCAGGCTCTCAGCCAATGTCCAGTTGCCTCTGAGAACATTAGAACTGATATgacaaaagagaagagagaactcAATTCCTGGTTATCAACCAGAGCCAAGTCCCACCCCTAGGACCCTGGCAAAGCTGACTCTCTCCACCAAGCTCCAAAGTCAGCACTCTCTCAGCTCCATCTCAGTCTCTTGTCGCCAGAGACGACTAACATGTCACCATGCGCACAAGACATGTCACCATTGGCACAACTCAGAGCCAAAGCAACTTTTGAAAGAACATCACAAACAAGACTTTTTAACTTAATTCGGTTTCACACTCACTGCTATGGGCAACAGAAATCTCCCTTTGACAAGATCTCATGGGTCTCAGCAACAGGTGCTATTGAGAACTCCTTCCCTTAATCTGGCTCCTGCTGTCTATTACTAATCACACGCCCCTTGATCTCAGATAAATGTGTTGCCCAGGGATCAAATTCAATTCCATGAATCTGGCTCTAGAGAGCTACATTGTCACCTACTCAGAGTAATGCATTGAAATTCTAAGTCTCTTGTTTCTAATCCTTATTTGCCCCTCTACCCAAAATTTGAACAAGCCCAAAGAATAaggttggagaagagagacaTACTCTCCCTATCCTAAACTTCAGAATCAGGGAACATCTTTGAGGGTTAGAGGAGTATATTTTGGGGCCGCAAAAATACAATATGCCTTCTTCCTAGCAAGAGAGAAGGGAACTCTCACTGACAGGGCTTCTATGATGAACTTTGTGCTTCATGCTTGTAAGCTCATGTAATCTGTACATCAAATAGAATCATGAAATATAGTCATTATACTccttgacagatgagaaaattgagattaaaaggaaataatgtgCTTAATTCATACAACCAGTCAATGATGAAGACACATTTTAGCCTCACATTGACATGACTCCAAAATGTGTGCTATTCTAATTACTGCTGTAGTACAGGCTGAAAATGAATTTGAGTGGAAAAGGGAATGGCCAGGATCTCAGGTGAAAACTATATCCAGCATTATAAAGATAATTCTAGATGATGAGTTCATGGATACCTTTGAAGAGGACTCCTGAGAGTCCACTATAGCCCTGACCTCCTCTTACCTCCCTGGGTGCTCTCTTCTAAGGCATAGACTCAAGTCAGGCAACCAGGAGAATGCGTActtttttttatgattttggcCAAATATAAATAATCTTGAAAGTCCTGTTCCCACTCTTACAAATAGTAATATCTCTTAGGATGTTATAGTACATTTGGACAAGTTACCTGTGAGTACCTCAAACAGCAGAATAATGAGAACCAGAAACAGCTTCATATTTACAGACTTCCCAAGAGAAAGAGGCAGCAGAACTTTGTCCAGTGGTCTGTGTGCCACAGGTCTTTTAAGATGATCCAGAGTTTTGAGAGCTATCAGCACTCGGAGCTCTCATTTTAACCTACACAGACAGACAGGATTTCCAAGTCCACCCCCCTAACACACACACCTACATCCCCAAATATGGAGCTCAGAGTCACAGAATGTTCCACCATATcatccctcctcccccttcctcagGATGTGCGCCCCTAGAGAACAGGAACTATGACTTTCCGTCTGAGCTTTCAACCCATTTGGGTCAAGGTTGGTTGGTCGTGGGCCCTGGGTTGTGTGGGATAATCCTGTCTTATTCCTATTGTTCCAATGTTCCATCTGGCTACTGCTGCCTCTCACAAAACTAACCCAGTTTGGAAGATAAATTAAGTCATTAGTCAACACAGAAGcatattcaacaatttttttttaatgtataaagcTTCTAGATAGTCATTCTAGGAGTAAGATTGCTTTTAGGTTTGTCtagataaattaatattatttgagAGTTTCCCATAAAGACTTGTCCATCTAGTAGAGCAAAATTCAACAACTGAAATTCTTCAAAAGATCAAATCTCCGTAGCACAGCACTCAAATTATTATAAACTGGTCTCTGCTCTCCTCTCCTGGGACATTTTATGGAACCATCTATGTTTCTCCCAAACTAGTGGGTACACCTTCCTGAACTTTTACTTCCTTAATCTGtttcttttcacatttaaatccctctttacaaattatattacACTCCCCATCCCCTCCATATAATTTGTCCTAGTGAACTCCTAGTTTTCCTTCAAAACCAAGTTCAATGATCTCTATATAAGTGAAAGTTTCCCTGGCCCAACGAAACAGAGCTGCAAACTCTCTTCTTCACACCATCActgtatttgtacatatttttgttgATGGTCACACTATGTCATGTTCCAATTATTCATTTATCTGCAATAGTCTGCAGACCCATAAAGGGCAGGTCTCTGGTCTTATTCGActtggagttcttttttttttatttgcagttgcaagatttaatagagtgaaaacagctcccatacaaagggaggggacccaaagaggttAGCCGTTGCcagctcgaatgcctgggtttatatcccaatcattgtccctccggctgtgctctcaggcaatagatgattggctcTTTCTTTACCTCCCGTTTTTGCCTAATTACCATTTTAGTGAACTCTCTTTCCTACCTGATTGGTCAcatgtgagctaagttgcaagccccgtgtttaaaggtggatgcagtcaccttcccagctaggcttagggattcttagttggcctaggaaatctAGCTAGCCCTGTCTCTCAGGAgcccctctcaacaggaaaacccaagtgctgttgggaGGTTGGCTGACGACCGCTCTAACTGCTTCCTCCTGAATTGGGGCATAGTAGgggttgtgcagttgagatttccttggGAGGGGCGCCTTTGATGTCATTAACAATGGAGCATCGGCTAGCAGGCCGGTCCAGGGGTCCATggtagatcttagtcatggacggcatctggggctccatttgaagaacgatttgtagttttacagctttgattctggaaaagacaaactTAACAAagaggttaaagatacagggattgaaatgtatggcctgTAGTGCAGGGGATTGTTTCTTTGGCACACTTTACAGGCCCTGACTATCTAtttgatagttttgaaaaggcctggtccagtaaataataatttggccatctgataggtgctatcaatgcctaagtgaaaggtttggtaaagggttttaagtaatttcaattggttagctgcaggcaaaagtatttttccttctttggtggctagccatcctgaggggagGAAATTATGTCCTCTTGAGGttctccattctatttcttctgctgagtactggggcttggtttcctGGAGGGGGTTACCCCACACTAGGGgtccttctataagcatttctaatggagggtcCTGTCTTGCAGCTCTTTTGGCTTCAATATCTGCTTGGCggttcccttctatttccctttcctttttttttttttatgaccccagcagtgtaagactgccacctctttaggtttctgtacagccaataataatctcctaatggctccttgatgtttgataggtgttcccttggaagttaggaattccctttccCTCCGTATTGCTGTGTGGGCATAGAGAACTAGGTAAGCATACTTAGAgcctgtatatatatttaccctttttccttctcctaattctATTGCCCTAGTGAGGGCTATTAGTTCTGCCAGCTGAATGCTAGTTCCTGGAGTGAGGGGATTTCTTTCAAGTATTCCATTGTCACTGACCACTGCATACCCCACCTTTTgaagtcctttttctacaaaggaacttCCATCAGTATACAAGTTGAGGTCGGGATCAGTCAAGGGAACCTCTAAAGGGTCCCCTCGAGCAGCGTAGGTTTGAGCAATTACCTGTTGACAGTtatgttctatcttttctttattgtttggaagaaatgtggctgggttaAGATTTGCACAAGTGCACAGTTGCAGCACTGGCCCTTCAAGTAATAGAGCCTGATATTTAAGTAAATGGTTGTCTGACAGccacaagtctcctttagcaGTGAGTATGCCATTCACATCATGAGATGTCCACACACTAAGATCTCTTCCCTGTATTAGTTTAACTGCTTCAGATACTAAGACTACTACTGCCGCCACTATCCATAAGCAATGAGGCCGACCCTTTGCCATTACATCGATTTCCTTAATAAGGTATGCCAAGGGTTGCAAGCTCGTCCCTCAGACCTGTGTAAGGACTCCTAGagctattcctgttttttttctgtgacttACGAAGAAAAGTCTTGCCCCTTTTGCAAGCTTAACACTGGGGCTTGGGTTAGGGCCTTCTTCAGGGCctggaaagctgcttctgcttcaggtgtccatcttactaaatgagtattggctttctgagtttccttaattaGTGTATATAATTGTCTGGCTATTTCGCCGTACCTGGGAATCCATATTCAGCAGAAACCGGTTATGCCAAGGAACCTTTTAGTTGCTTTAGGGTTTTGGGATGAGGATCAGCCAGTATAGGCTGGATATGTTCCTCACTGAGGGCACTGGTGCCTTTGGATAATTTTAGCCCCAAGTATTTAACCTGCtgtgagcagagctgagcctttGGTTTGGAAACCTTGTAGCCACAGGTAGCGACAAAATTTAAGAGTGCTTGGGTGGCTTGATGGCACAAGGTTTCTGAACGGGCAgctaaaagtaaatcatccatGTACCGAAGGACAAGAGTGTCCAGGTATGAGAACTGGCTCAAGTCTTGGGCTAATGCCCGGCCAAATAGATTGGGGTTATCCCTGAACCCTTGGGGTAAAACAGTCCAGGTGAGTTGAGATGTTGGGTTTGAAggatcttcaaaggcaaacaagaattgAGAGTCGGGATGTAcagggatgcagaaaaaggcatccttaatgtccaggactgtaaaccactctgcttcctctggtgTTTGGGAAAGCAGAGTATAAGGATTAGGTATAGCTGGGTATGGAGCGACAACGGCCTCATTGATAATCCTGAGATCTTGCACTAACCTCCACTGTCCATTGGGTTTCTGTACTCCTAAAATTGGAGTATTGCAGGGACTACTGCGTGGTTTTACTAGGCCTTGGGCTTTTAGGTCCTTAACAATCTTTTGGAGTCCTTGTTGGGCCTTGGGTGTAAGGGGGTACTGTCTTTggtagggaaaggagggagaatcTTTTAGTTTAACTTGAACAGGATGGGCATCCTTTGCTCGTCCATAttgtccttctgttgcccagacttcaggATTAATTCCTTCCTCAAGCAGGAGGACAATAAACGGGTGTTCCTTCTTGTATGTTCAGGTGTATaatggcccctgcttttgctagAATGTCTCTCCCTAACAAAGGAGTGcggctttcaggcataattagaaaagcatgtgaaaagaatAAAGTTCCCCAGTCACAACTTAGTGGCTAGGAGAAGTATCTAGTCCTGGCTGTCCTAGGACCCCTCAGATAGTGACAGATCAGGAGGACAGTTGTCCGGGACaggagagtaagactgagaaggccacgccagtgtccaggagacagttaacctcctggccctcaatggtcaagcatacccggggctctgtgagggtgaCGGCATGGGCTGGCGCTTGCCCCGGGAACCCTCGGTCCCGCTGCTAGATCAtctggttagtggcttctgactcagaggaccttcatcccctggggcagtgggccttccagtgattcccttgacATAAGGGGCATGGACGAGAGGGCGGCTTATTTCTtcttggacaatcttttttaaagtgtccttgtagaccgcactggaagcaagccctattaGGCATTCAATTTGCCcagcttttcccttttccagagccTCCTCGACTTGGAGTTCTTAACTCATGGCACAAAATTCATGCTATATGCTCAATACATAACTACTGAATGGCTGAAAAGTACTGAACAAATTACTGCTAGATAAAATACTCCAACACAGCAATAAAGTTAATTATggcatttcctttaaaaatgctgTTTACCAGTTTTTGCAATTTCTAGGCACCTAATTATAGTAATGAAGGCCCATCTAATCCAAATATCTTTCTGTGACAGTATCTGGAAGAATGTTGGAATTTCTGAAGGCTGTAGAAATAGTTGTTGATGATTAAACTCTTATCGCAACACAGTCAGGGAAAGAGTAAGGTTAGGAATTAGTATTGTATATAGCTTACTATGGCTACCAGTAACCAGAGCCCTTATCCCCCTCAGTTAGTAGTTGTAGTACCTTGTAATCCTGGAGTGGCACAGAAAATAGAGATTGGTGAGGCTTACAGAATCTCATCAAATCATATTTATCTTATGAAGACAGctaagttaatgggtacaggaaatttAGCTGCACAACGATCAGATGTGTGAATATTTATTAAGGGTTAGGtgaagtggctgggattacaggcatgcaccaccatgcccagctaatttttgtgtttttagtagagacggggtttcaccatgttggccagtctggtcttgaactcctgacctcaggagatccacctacctcaacctcccaaagtgctgggattacaggcatgagccaccatgcctggcttgttttttgttttgttttgtttttgttttaattttctaagtCTTTCTTGCTGAGGGTCTATGGATCAAGGAAATACTCATTCGAAAAACAGGTATTAAGTTTCTGTTAATAAATACAAGAAGAAAAGTGCCAACTGAATCACCTGTGGGTTTAAAGACCACCATCAAAGCTACAATTTTGGAGCACAGCCAACTGCTCCCTTGTTCTGTAATTCAATTTTACTCATTGCTGTAAGGGAGTTGGTTCCATTTCTAAATCAATTGAATAGAGATAACCCAAGGATTAGATGAATATAAGTCCAGCTATGCAGGAAATCGTTTGTCACCTTAGTGCACAGTAAGAACTAAGAAGTTGGACTCCGGATTAGTGTATGGGATTTCTTTTAGCTTTTCCTAACTAGAGTCAAGAAAGATGAGATATTTGATTGTTCTAAACCTTTACTTCAGCCAAGTATGGTGCTCTGGAAGCTTCTCAACCCCACTCCCACTGCCTCCATGTTCAAGACCATCAAATAAGAGGGAATTTCCTCTCCAAGTAGATGTCCATCTTCTACATCATTTTTTCCTACATCTGATATATACACTCTAGCAGAACTCCAGTAGCACATTTCACCCAGGATACAAAGGTGTATTTGTCAGCGCCAAGTCCTGCTGATGTTTTTCCTCAAATTCTACATTGTTTCTTTCCAAATCTCAAAACCTCCCAGAAAATCCTTCTTGTCTTTTAAGGCTCAGATAAAAATAAGACCTCCTCTGTGATGTTTTCCCGACTCCTCTGATAGACTTGATTAATTACTATTTTGAACCCCCACAGCTCTTTCCATTTGTATTTGTaacactaatcccattcgtgtgtgtgtgtgtgtgtgtgtgtgtgtgtgaatttttttagcttttattttaggttcaggagaaCATGTGCAGGTtaattacataggtaaattgtatGTCACAGGGATTTGGCGTACacgttatttcatcacccaggtaataagcatagtacctgataggtagttttttgattcCCACCCTCCTCCTACCCCAAGTAGGCCCTAgtgtttgtttccttctttatgtccatgtggactcaatgtttagctcccacttataagtgagaacacgtggtatttggttttctgttctcgtgttaattcacttaggatataggcctccagctccatccatgtccctgcaaaaaatatgatttcattttttatggctgtgtagtatttgatggtgtatatgtaccacattttatttatccagtgtaccattgatgggcatttaggttgattccgtgtctttgccattgtgaatagtgctgcaatgaacatacacgtgcatgtgttttatggtagaatgatttatattcctttggctatatacccaataatggaattgctgggttgaatggtaattctgttttaagttctttgagaaattgccaaactgttttccacaatggctgaactaatttacactcccaccagcagtctataagcattcccttttctccacaagctcgccagcatctgttattttttgactttttaataatagctattctgactggtgtgagatggtatttcattgtggttttcatttgcgtttctctaatgataagtgatgttgatctttttttttctttcatatgcttCTTAGCTGAGTatatgtcttgttttgaaaagtgttccgcattgcttgtttttgtcaggtttgtcaaagatcacatagttgtaggtgtacagtcttatttctgggttctctattctgttccactgatctatgtgtctgttcttgtacaagtgtcatgctgttttggttactgtggccctgtagtacagtttgaagttgggtagtgtgatgtctccaactttgttctttttgcttagaattgccttcgttattcaggctcttttttggttccatataaattttaaaatagatttttctacttctgcaaagaatgtcagtggtagttaaatgggaatagcattgagtctataaatttctttgggcagtatggccattttagtgatattgattcttcctaccaatgagcatggaatgtttttgcatttgtttgtgtcatctctggttTCTTTGAGTAGCACTTTTTAGTTccccttgtagaaatctttcacttcccttgtaagctgtattcctatgtattttattctttttgtggcaattgtgactGGGAGTTccttcatgatttggctcttgtgTTGAAGGTTGtaggtgtataagaatgctagtgatttttgcacattgattttgtatcctgagactctgctgaagcTGTTTATCAGATTAAGAAGCTacctagccatgtgcagaaaattgaaactggaccccttcattACACCatatgatacaaaaattaactcaagatggattaaagacttaaatgtaaaacccaaaagtataaaaaacctggaagacaacctagataataccattcaggacacaggcatgggcaaagattttagggtaaagatgccaaaagcaattgcaacaaaagcaaaaatggacaaatgggatctaattaaactaaagagatttgcacagcaaaagaaactatcaacagagtaaacagacaacctataggatgggagaaaatttttgcaaactatgcatccaacaaaggtctaactaatatccagcatctataaggaacttaaacaaatttacaataaaaacaaacaatcccattaaaaagtgggcaaagaaaacatgaatggacacttctcaaaaaaaaacatacatgcagccaacaatcatatgaaaaaaagtt
It contains:
- the DEFB128 gene encoding beta-defensin 128, encoding MKLFLVLIILLFEVLTDGARLKKCFNNITGYCRKKCKVGERYEIGCLSGKLRCVNDEEEKKHVSFKKPHQHSGEKLSVQQDYIILPTITIFTV